Genomic segment of Clostridia bacterium:
CTTTTATGTTTGTAAGCTGTGCTGTGAAATCCTGGTCGCCTGTATTATAGTTAGCAACTGCAGCTATAGCATTTTCATCACCAGTAAGCTTCTTGAAATTATCTGTAAAGTACTTTGCAAGTCCTACAGCGTAGTCATTTGATACTTCCTGTATTATAGCTGCTTTCTTAGCACCAAGCTTATTGAAAGCATAGTTTGACATAACTACTCCCTGGAATGGGTCTATGAAGCAAACCCTGAAGTAGAATTCGTTACCCTGTGTAACGAGAGTATTTGTGCAAGATGTTCCCATTGCAGGAACCTTTGCATTTTTTACAATATCACCAGCTGCCATTGAAAGTGAGCTTCCCCAGCTTCCAATTATTGCAGAAACCTTTTCTTTTTCAACCAATCTTGCTGCAGCTGTAGCTGCCTCAACTTTGTCTGACTTGTTGTCAACTATAACTAGTTCAATCTTCTTGCCAAGTACTTCAGGATATAATTTGTTGGCAAGCTTAATACCTTCTAATTCAAGCTCTCCGCCTGCAGCATTCGCGCCTGTTAATGGCTCAAATACACCTAACTTTATAACGTCTGATGCTGGAGCAGCAGGTTCTCCACCTGGAGTTGGAGCTGGTTTAGCACATCCTGTAAGCACCAGGGACAATGCCATTACAACTATTAAAGTTAAGGATAACACCTTTTTCATACTATTCCTCCTTCTCATTTTAAAGACTAATCATTTCATAGCCCTTCCCCATCGAGCTAACAAATTTATGTAAGACATTTTATTCCTCCAATCACCTCCTATAGTTTCTACACTTTAGCATATTTTATGATGCAGTGAAAGCTTTATTATAATTAATTGAATAAAAAAAACTAAGTAACAGTATACCCCTTGGGAGATAACCTGCGGCTTAGAATCACTCATAATAGCACAAATCGAATTTTCACACTCATAAAATAAAATAAAATCAATACTGCGTATAGGCTGTAATTATTATCTACATAATGCACTTTTTCTTATTTCTACAGTCCTTATACAAATAATATAATATAATCTTCTGATAGTCAAACTATTTTAAACATATACACTATCAGAATTATCAGACGTGCTCACCTAATATCACCCTATAAAAAATAAAGCCGCAAATTGAATTGCGGCTTTATAATGCTATTCTTACATTAAGAACATAGCGGCTATTGTGGTTACTATAAGCCCTATAATCACAGGCTTTAGATTACGTCGCGCCAGCTCGAAGGGGTCTACCCCGCATATTGCTGCTGCAGGTATGACAGCCCAAGGTATCAGAGTTCCTCCACCCACCCAGATAGCGGCAATCTGCCCCAATGCTGTAAGTGTAGCCACTCCAGAGCCTATAGCTATCGAGAACAGCTTAGCTATTGAGCCTACGAGGGATATACCCGAGAAGCCTGAACCGTCAAGGCCTGTTATAGCGCCTACTATAGTAGCTGTAGCTGCTCCGACTCCCTGGTTCAGTGGTACAATTCCAGCCAGAGCCACGCCAAGATCATTTACAAGTCCATTTGACCCTTCCGGCAGTACTTTGCCAAAAATATCAATTATAGCTGAATCCCCCAGGTAGAAAAATGCTG
This window contains:
- a CDS encoding ABC transporter substrate-binding protein — encoded protein: MKKVLSLTLIVVMALSLVLTGCAKPAPTPGGEPAAPASDVIKLGVFEPLTGANAAGGELELEGIKLANKLYPEVLGKKIELVIVDNKSDKVEAATAAARLVEKEKVSAIIGSWGSSLSMAAGDIVKNAKVPAMGTSCTNTLVTQGNEFYFRVCFIDPFQGVVMSNYAFNKLGAKKAAIIQEVSNDYAVGLAKYFTDNFKKLTGDENAIAAVANYNTGDQDFTAQLTNIKAQNPDVIFAPGNFTESALVIKQARQLGIKTPFIGGDTWETPEFIEIGADSVEGAVLSTFFATEKPITTESTKFLDAYRAEYPGKEPAAVTALAYDAYLILVKAIEAAGSADSVKIQQALLATKDFQGAAGVVNFDENRNAIKSAVIKVVKDGKFTFMDVVEPIK